The Cylindrospermopsis curvispora GIHE-G1 genome contains a region encoding:
- the ftsZ gene encoding cell division protein FtsZ: protein MTLDNNQELTYKNSQSFGHPGLSLSVNSSNPFGGSGLNLGQGSDNTKMLEAKRIGEIVPGRVANIKVIGVGGGGGNAVNRMIESDVTGVEFWSINTDAQALTWANASSRLQIGQKLTRGLGAGGNPSIGQKAAEESRDEIATALEGADLVFITAGMGGGTGTGAAPIVAEVAKEMGALTVGVVTRPFVFEGRRRTSQAEQGIEGLKSRVDTLIIIPNNKLLEVIPEQTPVQEAFRYADDVLRQGVQGISDIITIPGLVNVDFADVRAVMADAGSALMGIGVSSGKSRAREAAIAAISSPLLESSIEGARGVVFNITGGSDLTLHEVNAAAETIYEVVDPNANIIFGAVIDDRLQGEVRITVIATGFTGEAPVATPQTAINSRGPSTPPKKPVPQTPVNQPLKTDTTPPPSKLPDIPDFLQRRRPNPRNDE from the coding sequence ATGACACTTGATAATAACCAAGAGCTTACCTATAAAAACTCCCAATCTTTTGGACACCCAGGGTTATCCTTATCAGTTAATTCTAGTAATCCTTTTGGCGGTTCCGGGCTAAACTTAGGACAGGGTAGTGATAATACAAAGATGTTGGAAGCTAAACGGATTGGGGAAATTGTTCCCGGAAGGGTCGCCAATATTAAGGTAATTGGTGTTGGTGGTGGCGGGGGTAATGCAGTGAACCGGATGATTGAATCTGATGTGACCGGGGTGGAATTTTGGTCCATTAATACCGATGCTCAGGCTCTAACCTGGGCTAATGCATCAAGTCGTCTGCAAATCGGACAAAAATTAACTAGGGGTCTAGGTGCTGGGGGTAATCCTTCCATTGGTCAAAAGGCGGCGGAAGAGTCCCGTGATGAAATTGCTACCGCTCTGGAGGGAGCAGATTTGGTATTTATTACTGCTGGTATGGGGGGCGGTACAGGTACGGGTGCGGCTCCCATAGTGGCGGAAGTAGCTAAGGAAATGGGTGCCCTGACAGTGGGGGTGGTTACTAGACCATTCGTCTTTGAGGGACGACGACGTACTAGTCAAGCAGAACAGGGTATTGAGGGGTTAAAAAGTCGAGTAGATACTTTAATTATTATCCCTAATAATAAACTTTTAGAGGTTATACCTGAACAAACTCCCGTACAGGAGGCATTCCGCTACGCTGATGATGTATTGCGTCAGGGGGTGCAGGGTATTTCTGATATCATTACTATCCCAGGTTTAGTCAATGTTGATTTCGCTGATGTGCGAGCAGTTATGGCTGATGCTGGATCTGCTTTGATGGGAATTGGTGTGAGTTCTGGAAAATCCAGGGCCCGAGAAGCAGCAATTGCAGCCATTTCATCACCTTTGCTAGAATCCTCCATTGAGGGTGCTAGAGGGGTAGTGTTTAATATTACCGGTGGCAGCGATCTCACACTCCATGAGGTGAATGCAGCTGCAGAAACTATTTATGAAGTGGTTGATCCCAATGCTAATATTATTTTTGGAGCGGTAATTGATGACAGACTACAAGGAGAGGTGAGAATTACTGTGATTGCCACTGGCTTTACCGGAGAAGCTCCTGTGGCCACCCCCCAGACTGCTATTAATTCCAGAGGTCCTAGTACGCCACCTAAAAAACCAGTACCTCAAACTCCGGTTAATCAACCACTAAAAACCGATACAACTCCCCCGCCCTCCAAGCTCCCAGACATACCAGACTTTTTACAAAGGAGACGCCCCAATCCCCGCAATGATGAGTGA